The Opitutales bacterium ASA1 genome window below encodes:
- a CDS encoding HDOD domain-containing protein, with the protein MSSPLTDQELSAAVAELPPVSSVLHRLLDVLNDPDSDLDDVTRLVQVETALAAQVLRLANSAVFAAPEPASTIGEAVQRLGAAEVHMLVSTLVSRQFVARPLRYYALEADKLWEHALAVAVCAETVARETRGDRAMLYLAGILHPVGMIALDRVAHARGLSPRSGDAPISTWEEATFDTDNAGVASYVLQSWNLPEAVALCVAGRYDPQLGQEHEKEARMLHVASCMAGSMGAALESERGVFRAKAEMIESAGVAWDEYSELVMEASQRLLRTRTLLSLA; encoded by the coding sequence ATGTCTTCGCCCCTTACCGATCAGGAACTCTCGGCGGCGGTGGCCGAGCTGCCGCCCGTCTCGTCCGTGCTTCACCGTTTGTTGGACGTCTTGAACGATCCGGACAGTGATCTGGACGACGTCACGCGCCTCGTCCAAGTCGAGACGGCGCTGGCGGCGCAGGTGCTGCGTTTGGCCAACAGTGCGGTCTTCGCGGCTCCGGAACCTGCCTCGACGATCGGTGAAGCGGTCCAACGGCTCGGAGCCGCGGAGGTGCACATGCTCGTGTCGACGCTGGTGAGTCGACAGTTCGTGGCGCGCCCGCTTCGATACTACGCGCTGGAGGCGGACAAACTCTGGGAGCACGCGCTCGCAGTGGCGGTCTGTGCGGAGACGGTGGCGCGGGAGACGCGCGGCGACCGCGCGATGCTCTATCTCGCGGGCATCTTGCATCCGGTCGGGATGATCGCTCTCGATCGCGTGGCGCACGCGAGGGGGCTGTCCCCAAGAAGTGGAGACGCGCCGATTTCGACTTGGGAGGAGGCGACGTTCGACACGGACAATGCGGGCGTGGCATCCTATGTCCTGCAGAGCTGGAATCTGCCGGAGGCGGTGGCATTGTGCGTGGCGGGTCGATACGATCCGCAGCTCGGTCAGGAGCACGAGAAGGAGGCACGCATGCTGCACGTGGCGAGCTGCATGGCCGGTTCGATGGGTGCCGCACTCGAATCCGAGCGCGGTGTGTTCCGGGCGAAGGCCGAGATGATCGAGTCTGCCGGCGTGGCTTGGGACGAGTATTCCGAGCTGGTGATGGAGGCGTCGCAACGGCTGTTGCGCACGCGCACGTTGCTCAGTCTCGCGTAG